In Azospirillaceae bacterium, a genomic segment contains:
- a CDS encoding histidine-type phosphatase — MGRAALILALAAGLMAGTAGAAMSANPDKPVLERVVMLTRHGVRSPTKGPAELRRLSDQDWPTWPVGRGILTPHGADTIRQLGTYLGDAYRRRGLLGGDRCPATGAVFAWGDSGDQRTRASAQALLDGLVPDCGLMAQGRTPDAKDPLFDAASSGACPMDGAEATRALAAANGGDISAIPAAVAAALAALVQVVAPEACKPGASGPCFAAGPAKVVDKGGEVKMDGPLARGAMLAESLFLEYVQGFPASQVGWGRAATPSVLAAIMPVHDYQADLTRRTPYIASHNGALLARQIVAAVTGQTPTDSHLAPVPAAAKLVSILGHDTNLSNVAGILGVDWTLPNQPDKTAPDTTLAFEVSREPATGKRYVQVVLYYQTLDDLRQGAALTPDHPAGKVVLSLPACGGDRCTVADFAALVRKAVPAACWH; from the coding sequence ATGGGGCGGGCCGCCTTGATCCTGGCCCTGGCGGCCGGCCTGATGGCCGGTACCGCCGGGGCCGCCATGTCCGCCAATCCCGACAAACCGGTTCTGGAGCGGGTGGTTATGCTGACCCGCCACGGCGTGCGGTCCCCCACCAAGGGACCGGCGGAACTGCGCCGCCTGTCCGACCAGGATTGGCCGACCTGGCCGGTGGGGCGGGGCATCCTCACCCCCCATGGCGCCGACACCATCCGTCAGTTGGGCACCTATCTGGGCGATGCCTACCGCCGGCGCGGCCTGCTGGGCGGTGACCGCTGCCCGGCCACTGGCGCCGTCTTCGCCTGGGGTGACAGCGGCGACCAGCGCACCCGCGCCAGCGCCCAGGCCCTGCTGGACGGCCTGGTGCCGGACTGCGGCCTGATGGCCCAGGGCCGGACGCCGGATGCCAAGGACCCGTTGTTCGACGCGGCCAGCAGCGGCGCCTGCCCCATGGACGGGGCGGAGGCCACCCGCGCCCTGGCGGCGGCCAACGGCGGCGACATCAGCGCCATCCCCGCCGCCGTGGCCGCGGCCCTGGCCGCCCTGGTCCAGGTGGTGGCGCCGGAGGCCTGCAAGCCCGGTGCGTCCGGCCCCTGCTTCGCCGCCGGCCCCGCCAAGGTGGTGGACAAGGGTGGTGAGGTGAAGATGGACGGCCCCCTGGCGCGCGGCGCCATGCTGGCCGAAAGCCTGTTCCTGGAATACGTCCAGGGCTTCCCGGCATCCCAGGTGGGCTGGGGCCGGGCGGCGACGCCGTCGGTCCTGGCCGCCATCATGCCGGTGCACGACTACCAGGCTGACCTGACCCGCCGCACGCCCTACATCGCCAGCCACAATGGCGCCCTGCTGGCCCGGCAGATCGTGGCGGCGGTGACGGGGCAGACGCCCACGGACAGCCATTTGGCACCGGTGCCGGCAGCGGCCAAGCTGGTCTCCATCCTGGGGCACGACACCAACCTGTCCAATGTGGCCGGCATCCTGGGCGTGGACTGGACCCTCCCCAACCAGCCGGACAAGACCGCCCCCGACACCACCCTGGCGTTCGAGGTCAGCCGTGAGCCCGCCACGGGCAAACGCTATGTCCAGGTCGTCCTCTATTACCAGACGCTGGACGACCTGCGGCAAGGGGCCGCCCTGACGCCGGACCACCCGGCGGGTAAGGTGGTCCTGTCCTTGCCCGCCTGCGGCGGCGACCGCTGCACGGTGGCGGATTTCGCCGCCCTGGTGCGCAAGGCAGTGCCGGCGGCCTGCTGGCACTGA
- a CDS encoding TonB-dependent receptor — protein sequence MMTTKQDMTRTRLMMGVAAAALALGAFAPARAAEAPADAATTGGDITEVDVIAPAMRVSPSNVPLDAAQPTSIVPEGFLRDNIVPLSSYDDMVKFQPSVFAQSPNGPGLGKAETVALRGFQDGQYNVTFDGIPFGDATDMGHTSSALFIAHDMAEAEIDRGPGTASTMGKATFGGTMGFRSRTPSDDPSVTAYGTYGSWNTKAIGGELDTGRTVLGSMFFDVQHESSDGYLTNASEERTNYFFKDVLDIGERTVVTLAASKNHAFEYTTQGATLADIAKYGANYGLGTNPNVQSYYKYQPSRYSSDFEYINVKSELTDSLKLDNTAYTNSFGHHYEESSDATDSDPADNGVTFYNSAGKKVKTYANDIPGKQVNANYRTFGDTFRLDQDLPFGEIKAGVWYDRQLDNRHSESYDWTQDTVVTGKYGTIYSYKYRDLNTTWQPYAEFDWKVTPDLTVMPGVKFTSFTRDVDALYNKTKPPAPLDYSESYTATQPSIAAHYTLDEGWTAYAQVAKGFLAPPIDVFQVTTIASIKPEETWNYQVGTSFQRGHWMVGADAYYIDFSNYISTSQVPGTTDSTYINGSGAIYKGVEIEAQYALTPSLSLYANASANRAAYKNTSVEVADTPQWMATGGVMYDSANGLYFSAIGKVVGPFWGQDNTTDATTGKPDFANDFRIHSAFTADVSMGWRLKDLGYHLTDVTPSIKIGNIFDSHRVNGFAGTNADGAGLYWTTPGRSVFFNLSVSVW from the coding sequence ATGATGACGACGAAGCAGGACATGACGCGCACACGGTTGATGATGGGGGTGGCCGCGGCCGCCCTGGCCCTGGGCGCCTTCGCCCCCGCCCGCGCCGCTGAAGCGCCGGCCGATGCCGCCACCACCGGCGGCGACATCACCGAGGTCGACGTCATCGCCCCGGCCATGCGCGTGTCGCCGTCCAACGTGCCGCTGGACGCCGCCCAGCCCACCTCCATCGTTCCGGAAGGTTTCCTGCGCGACAACATCGTGCCGCTGTCCAGCTATGACGACATGGTGAAGTTCCAGCCCAGCGTCTTCGCGCAAAGCCCCAACGGCCCCGGCCTGGGCAAGGCGGAGACGGTGGCCCTGCGCGGCTTCCAGGACGGGCAGTACAACGTCACCTTCGACGGCATCCCCTTCGGCGACGCCACCGACATGGGCCACACCAGTTCCGCCCTGTTCATCGCCCACGACATGGCGGAGGCCGAGATCGACCGCGGCCCGGGTACGGCGTCCACCATGGGCAAGGCCACCTTCGGCGGCACCATGGGCTTCCGGTCCCGGACCCCGTCGGACGACCCGTCCGTCACCGCCTACGGCACCTACGGCAGTTGGAACACCAAGGCCATCGGTGGTGAGCTGGACACCGGCCGGACCGTGCTGGGCAGCATGTTCTTCGACGTGCAGCATGAATCGTCCGACGGCTACCTGACCAACGCCTCGGAAGAGCGCACCAACTATTTCTTCAAGGACGTGCTGGATATCGGCGAGCGCACGGTGGTGACCCTGGCCGCCAGCAAGAACCACGCGTTCGAGTACACGACGCAGGGCGCCACCCTGGCCGACATCGCCAAGTACGGCGCCAACTACGGCCTGGGCACCAACCCCAACGTCCAGTCCTATTACAAGTACCAGCCCAGCCGCTACAGCTCTGACTTCGAATACATCAACGTGAAGTCGGAACTGACCGACAGCCTGAAGCTGGACAACACCGCCTACACCAATTCCTTCGGTCATCATTACGAGGAGTCGTCGGACGCCACCGACAGCGACCCGGCGGACAACGGCGTCACCTTCTATAATTCCGCCGGCAAGAAGGTGAAGACTTACGCCAACGACATCCCGGGCAAGCAGGTCAACGCCAACTACCGCACCTTCGGCGACACCTTCCGCCTGGACCAGGACCTGCCCTTCGGCGAGATCAAGGCCGGCGTCTGGTACGATCGGCAGTTGGACAACCGCCATTCCGAATCCTACGACTGGACCCAGGACACCGTCGTCACCGGCAAGTACGGCACGATCTACAGCTATAAATACCGCGACCTGAACACCACCTGGCAGCCCTATGCCGAGTTCGACTGGAAGGTCACGCCCGACCTGACCGTGATGCCGGGCGTCAAGTTCACGTCCTTCACCCGCGACGTGGACGCCCTGTACAACAAGACCAAGCCGCCGGCGCCGCTGGACTACAGCGAAAGCTACACCGCCACCCAGCCCTCCATCGCCGCCCACTACACCCTGGATGAGGGCTGGACCGCCTATGCCCAGGTGGCCAAGGGCTTCCTGGCGCCGCCCATCGATGTCTTCCAGGTCACCACCATCGCCAGCATCAAGCCGGAAGAGACCTGGAACTACCAGGTCGGCACGTCCTTCCAGCGCGGCCACTGGATGGTGGGCGCCGACGCCTATTACATCGACTTCTCCAACTACATCTCCACCAGCCAGGTGCCGGGCACGACCGACAGCACCTACATCAACGGCTCCGGCGCCATCTACAAGGGTGTGGAGATCGAGGCGCAGTACGCCCTGACCCCGTCGCTGTCGCTGTATGCCAACGCCAGCGCCAACCGCGCCGCCTACAAGAACACCAGCGTGGAGGTGGCGGACACCCCGCAATGGATGGCCACCGGCGGCGTCATGTACGACAGCGCCAACGGCCTCTACTTCTCCGCCATCGGCAAGGTGGTGGGCCCGTTCTGGGGCCAGGACAACACCACCGACGCCACCACCGGCAAGCCGGACTTCGCCAATGATTTCCGCATCCATTCGGCCTTCACCGCCGACGTGTCGATGGGTTGGCGCCTGAAGGACCTGGGCTATCACCTGACCGACGTCACCCCCAGCATCAAGATCGGCAACATCTTCGACAGCCATCGCGTCAACGGCTTCGCCGGCACCAACGCCGACGGCGCCGGGCTGTACTGGACGACGCCGGGCCGCAGCGTGTTCTTCAACCTGTCGGTTTCGGTGTGGTGA
- a CDS encoding winged helix-turn-helix domain-containing protein, whose amino-acid sequence MTGRLALTAIDWDAADLSQALTVMGWDLSAEAAPDVRLLAAADGRVLVALLADGDVPTLCLANVDAVDEGALLRAGAHLVLPLATAPEDLGTALATLLRLADPASRALRVGDLALHVDRRVALCRGRPLALPPLEFDLLLMLASRAGQVVPAAELRARLWPDAVDAADRLAAHIHRLRRALGAAVPLHTRGHRGYVLGGSR is encoded by the coding sequence ATGACAGGCCGCCTTGCCCTGACCGCGATCGATTGGGATGCGGCCGATTTGTCCCAGGCTTTGACCGTGATGGGTTGGGACCTGTCCGCCGAGGCGGCGCCCGACGTGCGGCTGCTGGCCGCCGCCGATGGTCGCGTGCTGGTGGCGCTGCTGGCCGACGGGGATGTTCCCACCCTGTGCCTGGCCAACGTGGATGCCGTGGACGAGGGGGCGTTGCTGCGCGCCGGCGCCCACCTGGTGCTGCCCCTGGCCACGGCGCCGGAAGATTTGGGCACGGCGCTGGCGACCCTGCTGCGTCTGGCTGACCCGGCTTCCCGCGCCTTGCGCGTGGGCGATCTGGCGCTGCATGTGGACCGGCGCGTGGCCCTGTGCCGGGGCCGGCCGCTGGCCTTGCCGCCGCTGGAATTCGACCTGCTGCTGATGTTGGCCAGCCGGGCGGGACAGGTGGTGCCGGCGGCGGAACTGCGCGCCCGGCTGTGGCCCGACGCGGTGGATGCCGCCGATAGGCTGGCGGCCCACATCCACCGCCTGCGCCGCGCCCTGGGCGCCGCCGTGCCGCTGCACACACGGGGGCATCGCGGCTATGTGCTGGGCGGCAGTAGGTAG
- a CDS encoding YifB family Mg chelatase-like AAA ATPase, whose translation MVARVSTVAFQGVDVLDIDVQVQMSGGQVAFTIVGLPDKAVAESRERVRAALHALGLALPPKRITVNLAPADVQKEGSHYDLPIAIALLTVMGILPDEDIREFCALGELALDGALTAVAGTLPAAIHAVATDRGLICPAACGGEAAWAGELEVLAPRTLLELINHFKGTQLLSRPEPRMEEDDGGQVLDMADIKGQETAKRAIEIAACGAHHLLMVGPPGSGKSMLAARLAGLLPPLEPAEALDLSMIHSVAGKLDGGRLMRRRPFRDPHHSASLPALVGGGMKAKPGEISLAHQGVLFLDELPEFARATLEALRQPLETGRATVARANGHVTYPARVQLVAAMNPCRCGHLGDEAQACGRAPKCAADYQSKISGPLFDRIDLHVDVPAVSAADLSLPPPRETSATVAARVALARGIQAARYAALSKPGQPTIRTNAEADGELLEKVAAPDTAGRALLTEAADRLRLSARGYHRVLRVARTLADMEAADTVRRVHIAEALSYRRVAVR comes from the coding sequence GTGGTAGCGCGGGTCTCGACGGTGGCCTTCCAAGGCGTGGACGTCTTGGACATCGACGTCCAGGTGCAGATGTCGGGTGGGCAGGTGGCGTTCACCATCGTCGGCCTGCCGGACAAGGCGGTGGCCGAAAGCCGGGAGCGGGTGCGGGCGGCGCTGCACGCCCTGGGCCTGGCCCTGCCGCCCAAGCGCATCACCGTGAACCTGGCGCCGGCCGATGTGCAGAAGGAAGGGTCGCATTACGACCTGCCCATCGCCATTGCCCTGCTGACCGTCATGGGCATCCTGCCCGATGAGGACATCCGCGAATTCTGCGCCCTGGGCGAATTGGCACTGGATGGCGCCCTGACGGCCGTGGCCGGCACCCTGCCCGCCGCCATCCATGCCGTCGCCACCGACCGGGGCCTGATCTGCCCGGCGGCCTGTGGGGGTGAGGCCGCCTGGGCCGGGGAGCTGGAGGTGCTGGCGCCCCGCACCCTGCTGGAGCTGATCAACCATTTCAAGGGCACCCAGCTGCTGTCGCGGCCCGAGCCCAGGATGGAAGAGGACGATGGCGGCCAAGTCCTTGATATGGCGGATATTAAAGGCCAGGAGACGGCAAAGCGGGCAATCGAGATTGCCGCCTGTGGCGCCCACCATCTGCTGATGGTGGGGCCGCCGGGATCGGGCAAGTCCATGCTGGCGGCGCGCCTGGCGGGATTACTGCCCCCGCTGGAACCGGCGGAGGCGCTGGACCTGTCCATGATCCATTCCGTGGCGGGCAAGCTGGACGGCGGGCGCCTGATGCGTCGCCGACCGTTCAGGGATCCTCACCACAGCGCCAGCCTGCCGGCCCTGGTGGGTGGGGGCATGAAGGCCAAGCCGGGGGAGATCAGCCTGGCCCACCAGGGCGTGCTGTTCCTGGATGAATTGCCGGAATTCGCCCGCGCCACGCTGGAGGCCCTGCGCCAGCCGCTGGAGACCGGCCGGGCCACGGTGGCGCGGGCCAACGGCCATGTCACCTATCCCGCGCGGGTGCAATTGGTGGCAGCCATGAACCCCTGCCGCTGCGGCCATCTGGGGGATGAGGCGCAAGCCTGCGGCCGGGCGCCCAAGTGTGCTGCCGACTATCAGTCCAAAATCTCCGGCCCGCTGTTCGACCGCATCGACCTGCACGTGGACGTGCCAGCCGTCAGCGCCGCCGACCTGTCCCTGCCCCCGCCACGCGAGACCAGCGCCACCGTGGCCGCCCGCGTGGCCCTGGCCCGGGGCATCCAGGCGGCGCGCTACGCCGCCCTTTCCAAGCCCGGCCAACCGACCATCCGCACCAATGCCGAGGCCGATGGCGAACTGCTGGAAAAGGTGGCCGCCCCCGACACCGCCGGCCGCGCCCTGCTGACCGAAGCCGCCGACCGCCTGCGCCTGTCGGCGCGGGGATATCACCGCGTCCTGCGCGTGGCCCGCACCCTGGCCGACATGGAAGCGGCCGACACCGTGCGCCGCGTGCACATCGCCGAGGCGCTAAGTTATCGTCGGGTGGCGGTGCGGTGA
- a CDS encoding winged helix-turn-helix domain-containing protein has protein sequence MRALLIGKAFPAAARLSRVLRERGWQVDALAALPGVPRSVDVVVLPAEGRTLRDRVVQARALLPGTLVVTLAAEGAADRVGAMALGADDQVDAGLAGDLVADRLLALLRLKRQGPRLAYALDDMAVDVRQRRVRRAGRDVLLSAREFQLLVLLLQADGAVVPRSAILERLWAGDLEVADNAVDALASRLRRRLDGAGQSRLLHTLRGVGYRLASAEPETAMAA, from the coding sequence ATGCGTGCCCTTCTGATCGGCAAGGCTTTCCCGGCGGCGGCGCGGCTGTCGCGGGTGTTGCGTGAGCGCGGCTGGCAGGTGGATGCCCTGGCGGCCCTGCCCGGTGTGCCGCGATCCGTCGACGTGGTGGTGCTGCCGGCCGAGGGCCGCACCTTGCGGGACCGCGTGGTCCAGGCACGGGCGCTTTTGCCGGGCACCCTGGTGGTGACCCTGGCCGCTGAAGGTGCCGCCGACCGGGTCGGCGCCATGGCGCTGGGTGCCGACGACCAGGTGGATGCCGGCCTGGCCGGGGACCTGGTGGCGGACCGGCTGCTGGCCCTGCTGCGGCTGAAGCGGCAGGGGCCGCGCCTGGCTTATGCCCTGGATGACATGGCGGTGGATGTGCGCCAGCGTCGCGTGCGGCGGGCGGGGCGTGACGTCCTGCTGTCGGCGCGTGAATTCCAGCTACTGGTCCTGCTGTTGCAGGCCGACGGGGCGGTGGTGCCGCGCAGCGCCATTCTGGAACGGCTGTGGGCCGGCGATCTTGAGGTGGCGGACAATGCCGTGGATGCCCTGGCCTCACGCCTGCGCCGCCGGCTGGACGGGGCGGGCCAGTCCCGGCTGCTGCACACCCTGCGGGGCGTGGGCTACCGCCTGGCCTCGGCCGAGCCCGAGACGGCCATGGCGGCCTGA
- a CDS encoding DUF4160 domain-containing protein, with amino-acid sequence MPTVFRWNGYRFFFFSNEGNPREPVHIHVERDGGEAKFWLYPDVRIADCIGFNRSAQAELLRIVEARRQEIERAWNGHFR; translated from the coding sequence ATGCCGACCGTTTTTCGTTGGAACGGCTATCGGTTCTTTTTCTTTTCCAACGAGGGCAACCCGCGCGAGCCGGTCCATATCCACGTCGAGCGCGACGGCGGCGAAGCCAAATTCTGGCTGTATCCCGACGTTCGCATCGCGGACTGCATTGGGTTCAACCGATCAGCCCAGGCCGAATTGCTGCGGATTGTGGAAGCACGGCGCCAAGAGATCGAGAGGGCATGGAATGGGCACTTCCGCTAA
- a CDS encoding replication protein RepA, which yields MADIHRLILEHGVDRAREMATSKSGRNLVDVAAAMLAQEEDSMGITHAGFALTSLPHRSIDKAAEPEYHRKETGRCTLIVQSGRHADGSLVGVPYGAKARMILLYLQTEALKTNSRQVELGKSWHSWLKAMGESPGGKTYRLVMEQAQRITACSLQFLWETDASVTRQNAGFVNNSILFKASPDQRHVALFQDVIELNESFYDSLKQHAVPVSEAALRHISASSTAIDVYIWLAYRLHVLNQTTPVRWAALRRQFGEHYAKLSHFKPVFLDALALATAVYPEAKVEIADDGIVLHPSRPPIAKREAALIA from the coding sequence ATGGCCGACATTCATCGTTTGATCCTGGAACACGGCGTGGACCGGGCGCGTGAGATGGCGACCAGCAAGAGCGGGCGCAACCTGGTGGACGTGGCCGCCGCCATGCTGGCCCAGGAAGAGGACAGCATGGGCATCACCCATGCCGGCTTCGCCCTGACCAGCCTGCCCCACCGGTCCATCGACAAGGCGGCGGAGCCGGAATACCACCGTAAGGAAACCGGTCGCTGCACCCTGATCGTGCAGAGCGGCCGGCACGCCGACGGCAGCCTGGTGGGCGTGCCCTATGGCGCCAAGGCGCGCATGATCCTGCTGTATCTGCAGACCGAGGCCTTGAAGACCAATTCCCGCCAAGTGGAACTGGGCAAGAGCTGGCATTCCTGGCTGAAGGCCATGGGCGAAAGCCCCGGCGGCAAGACCTATCGCCTGGTCATGGAACAGGCGCAGCGCATCACCGCCTGCAGCCTGCAATTCCTGTGGGAGACGGACGCGTCGGTCACCCGGCAGAACGCCGGCTTCGTCAACAACTCCATCCTGTTCAAGGCCAGCCCCGACCAGCGCCACGTGGCCCTGTTCCAGGACGTGATCGAGTTGAACGAAAGCTTCTACGACAGCCTGAAGCAGCACGCCGTGCCGGTGTCGGAGGCGGCCTTGCGCCACATCAGCGCCAGCAGCACCGCCATCGACGTCTACATCTGGCTGGCCTATCGCCTGCACGTGCTGAACCAGACCACGCCGGTGCGCTGGGCGGCGCTCCGCCGCCAGTTCGGCGAGCATTACGCCAAGCTCAGCCACTTCAAGCCCGTGTTCCTGGACGCGCTGGCCCTGGCCACCGCCGTCTACCCGGAAGCGAAGGTGGAAATCGCCGACGACGGCATCGTCCTGCACCCTTCGCGCCCGCCCATCGCCAAGCGCGAAGCGGCGTTGATCGCCTGA